GGGTCGGCATGCCGGTCTCGATCAACTTCACCCGGGGCATCACCGAGCCGGCCGCGGTGGAGAAGGCCATCAAGGTCACCTCCGAGCCGCCGGTCGAGATCGAGGGCCACTGGTTCGGCAACGACCGCCTCGACTTCCGCCCGGAGCACTACTGGAAGCCCGGTACGAAGGTGACCGTGGAGCTCCACCTGGACGGCGTGGAGGGGCGGCCCGGGGTCTACGGCCAGCAGGCCAGGACGGTGAAGTTCACCATCGGCCGCAGCCAGGTCTCGACCGTCGACGCGAGCGCCAAGCGGATGAAGGTCGTCCGGGACGGCAAGCAGATCAAGGACATCCCGATCTCGGCGGGCGCTCCGGCGACGACCACGTACAACGGTCAGATGGTCATCAGCGAGAAGCTCAAGGTGACCCGGATGAACGGCGACACCGTCGGCTTCGGCGGCGAGTACGACATCAAGGACGTGCCGCACGCCCTGCGGCTCTCCACCTCGGGCACCTTCCTGCACGGCAACTACTGGGGCGCCTCCTCGATCTTCGGCAACACCAACACCAGCCACGGCTGTGTCGGTCTGCGCGATGTGCGCGGCGGCTACGACAGCCAGACCCCGGCGGCCTGGTTCTACAACAAGTCGCTCATCGGTGACGTGGTCGTCGTGAAGAACTCCAAGGACAAGCAGATCCAGCCGGACAACGGCCTCAACGGCTGGAACATGGACTGGGAGGAGTGGAAGAAGTAGGCCCCGGCCGCTGCTCCCCTCCGTACGATCCCGGCGGGCCCGGTGCTGTGACCGACAGCACCGGGCCCGCCCGCGTTAGCAGTGGTTAACCTGCCTGCATGACTGTGACCCTCGAAGTACGCGACAACGTCGGCACCATCCGGCTGGACCGGCCGCCGATGAACGCCCTGGACGTGGCGGTCCAGGACCGGCTCCGGGAGCTCGCCGAGGAGGCCACCCGGCGCGAGGACGTGCGCGCGGTGATCCTCTACGGCGGCGAGAAGGTGTTCGCGGCCGGTGCGGACATCAAGGAGATGCAGGCGATGGACCACACGGCGATGGTCGTGCGCTCCAAGGCGCTCCAGGACTCCTTCACCGCCGTGGCCCGCATCCCCAAGCCCGTCGTCGCCGCCGTCACCGGATACGCGCTCGGCGGCGGCTGCGAGCTGGCCCTCTGCGCCGACTTCCGCATCGCCGCGGACAACGCCAGACTCGGCCAGCCGGAGATCCTGCTCGGGCTGATCCCGGGCGCCGGCGGCACCCAGCGCCTGGCCCGGCTGATCGGGCCGTCCCGGGCCAAGGACCTCATCTTCACGGGCCGTATGGTCAAGGC
This DNA window, taken from Streptomyces griseus subsp. griseus, encodes the following:
- a CDS encoding enoyl-CoA hydratase/isomerase family protein; this encodes MTVTLEVRDNVGTIRLDRPPMNALDVAVQDRLRELAEEATRREDVRAVILYGGEKVFAAGADIKEMQAMDHTAMVVRSKALQDSFTAVARIPKPVVAAVTGYALGGGCELALCADFRIAADNARLGQPEILLGLIPGAGGTQRLARLIGPSRAKDLIFTGRMVKAEEALTLGLVDRVVPAAEVYEQAQAWAAQLAKGPALALRAAKESVDAGLETDIDTGLTVERNWFAGLFATEDRERGMRSFVEEGPGKAKFL
- a CDS encoding L,D-transpeptidase, translating into MNVQPISGASAGAGRKRRGGSGPLALVLGAMLLLVTACGGDAEAGSKGGAAKGPKAEDTTASQAVVTIAPEDGAKSVATSGALKITAAQGKLTTVKVADPKGNEVAGEIAADGASWVPERHLAAATKYAVHAVAKDPKGRESAKDTTFTTLVPENTFIGHYTPEDGSTVGVGMPVSINFTRGITEPAAVEKAIKVTSEPPVEIEGHWFGNDRLDFRPEHYWKPGTKVTVELHLDGVEGRPGVYGQQARTVKFTIGRSQVSTVDASAKRMKVVRDGKQIKDIPISAGAPATTTYNGQMVISEKLKVTRMNGDTVGFGGEYDIKDVPHALRLSTSGTFLHGNYWGASSIFGNTNTSHGCVGLRDVRGGYDSQTPAAWFYNKSLIGDVVVVKNSKDKQIQPDNGLNGWNMDWEEWKK